In Bombina bombina isolate aBomBom1 chromosome 6, aBomBom1.pri, whole genome shotgun sequence, a single genomic region encodes these proteins:
- the LOC128662366 gene encoding stereocilin-like: protein MSNVDFLDCLEEIGLDPDIPLSELPPLLARVLEIVGPASALPPLLITRLGRLATRFSEKQLQKLPLEHLQVMEALGREQDWNMEQLQSLAHGFLSSSRLSVQDLDAIHLVTLGYAVCGLQNVDMEQLLAYEFCSAVLHLGSLALKCTEQQLYTLTRLCTYNDIFGPVSEWTEDIFREMGSVAAGLDDLELSALVKEQIQGLSPLAVSLIHPKKFAVVFSTVQLSLFSWSQAVRVTDQQWKLLDKEQQRALSLVITGDANGTQDYRASNTGHCSLCCVLVYCPLLSAVYQLLTVTFLSSI from the exons ATGTCGAATGTAGACTTTCTAGACTGTCTTGAAGAAATTGGTCTGGATCCAGATATTCCACTGAGTGAGCTGCCCCCTCTGCTGGCCAGAGTCCTGGAG ATTGTGGGACCTGCTTCTGCACTTCCTCCGCTCCTCATTACTCGTCTTGGGCGCTTAGCAACACGGTTCAGTGAGAAGCAGCTTCAAAAGCTACCTCTGGAACACCTGCAAGTAATGGAGGCTCTTGGTAGAGAACAAGACTGGAACATGGAGCAG TTGCAAAGTCTGGCTCATGGTTTTTTGAGTTCAAGTCGTCTCTCGGTGCAGGATTTAGATGCTATTCACTTGGTGACACTGGGATATGCAGTATGTGGGCTACAGAATGTAGACATGGAGCAGCTCCTGGCATATGAATTCTG TTCTGCAGTGCTACATCTAGGCTCACTTGCCCTGAAATGTACAGAGCAGCAGCTGTACACTCTCACACGCCTATGCACATACAATGACATCTTTGGACCAGTCAGTGAATGGACAGAAGACATTTTTCGGGAGATGGGATCTGTAGCTG CTGGCCTAGATGATCTGGAGCTCTCTGCTTTAGTAAAGGAGCAGATTCAGGGTCTCTCTCCACTTGCTGTATCACTCATTCATCCCAAGAAGTTTGCA GTTGTTTTCTCAACAGTACAACTTTCCTTGTTCTCGTGGTCTCAAGCTGTGAGGGTAACAGATCAGCAGTGGAAACTTCTTGACAAGGAGCAGCAGAGAGCTCTTAGCCTGGTGATCACAGGCGATGCTAACGGGACTCAGGATTACAGGG CATCTAATACTGGACATTGTTCACTATGCTGTGTACTTGTGTACTGCCCTCTACTTTCTGCTGTTTACCAGCTTCTCACAGTGACATTCTTGTCTTCTATATGA